From Brassica oleracea var. oleracea cultivar TO1000 chromosome C3, BOL, whole genome shotgun sequence, a single genomic window includes:
- the LOC106332235 gene encoding uncharacterized protein LOC106332235, translated as MGPESRSTPISASSPASSSSPSGKRTRDPEDDEVYLDNLRSQKRYLSEIMACSLNGLTVGDSLPVNMLDSPSRSDTLLSPNNHIHRDDLSLQYSPMSEDSDEARFCEDPITSTSSSQQPESRPTSPVSPYRYHRPLTSTTSHHLSNSHSCPASMSTNATTPQSRPRGSDTEGRFPSSPSDICHSSDLRRTALLRSVQMRTQPCGIASTSGTSNVDGGEEKLCFKSMEEDNRGEDVSYTQVSGGKSKSCKALDMRLCER; from the exons ATGGGGCCGGAATCGCGATCGACGCCGATATCAGCATCGTCGCCGGCGTCGTCTTCTTCGCCGAGCGGGAAACGAACAAGAGATCCGGAAGACGACGAGGTCTATCTCGACAACCTCCGCTCCCAGAAACGTTATCTCAGCGAG ATAATGGCTTGCAGTTTAAACGGACTAACCGTCGGAGACTCGCTTCCTGTCAACATGTTAGACTCTCCTTCTCGCTCTGACACCCTTCTTTCTCCCAACAATCACATTCACAG GGATGACTTGTCATTACAGTACTCTCCCATGTCTGAAGACTCCGACGAAGCTAGGTTCTGCGAGGACCCAATAACAAGCACGAGCTCATCGCAGCAACCCGAGAGCCGCCCTACTAGTCCTGTTTCACCTTACCGATACCATAGACCTCTTACTTCAACAACCTCACACCATTTGTCAAATTCACATTCATGCCCTGCCTCCATGAGCACCAATGCTACTACTCCACAGTCTCGTCCAAGAGGATCAGACACGGAAGGAAGGTTTCCATCGTCGCCTAGCGACATCTGCCATTCCAGTGACTTGAGAAGGACCGCTCTACTCAGGTCTGTTCAAATGAGAACACAGCCTTGTGGTATTGCTTCAACTTCTGGGACAAGCAATGTTGACGGTGGTGAAGAGAAGTTGTGCTTTAAGTCTATGGAAGAAGATAATAGAGGGGAAGATGTCTCTTATACTCAAGTCTCCGGCGGTAAGAGCAAGTCTTGTAAAGCATTGGACATGAGACTATGTGAACGATGA